A region from the Symphalangus syndactylus isolate Jambi chromosome 2, NHGRI_mSymSyn1-v2.1_pri, whole genome shotgun sequence genome encodes:
- the LOC129469560 gene encoding LOW QUALITY PROTEIN: KH homology domain-containing protein 1-like (The sequence of the model RefSeq protein was modified relative to this genomic sequence to represent the inferred CDS: deleted 1 base in 1 codon; substituted 1 base at 1 genomic stop codon) — MAVGTSALSKKPWWTLPENFHAPVMFHMEEDQEELIFGHGDTYLRCIKVHSHTLIQLESWFTATGQTRVIVVRPHRARQWLLHMFYFVGSQDSCRHDQGLRMLERVRSQPLTNHDLVASISVPPYTRDLSLTPRVSGTVCLSIPQPFPYQAIGCXIFYLSSLYS; from the exons ATGGCCGTGGGAACAAGTGCCCTCAGCAAGAAGCCATGGTGGACCCTGCCTGAAAACTTTCATGCTCCAGTGATGTTCCACATGGAAGAGGACCAGGAGGAGCTCATCTTTG ggcatggtgacacatacctTCGCTGCATTAAGGTGCACAGCCACACCCTTATTCAGCTGGAGAGTTGGTTCACAGCTACAGGCCAGACTCGTGTGATTGTAGTCAGACCACATAGGGCAAGGCAGTGGCTGCTGCACATGTTCTATTTTGTGGGGAGCCAGGACTCCTGTCGTCATGATCAAG GCCTCAGGATGCTGGAGCGTGTCCGGAGCCAGCCCCTGACCAACCATGATCTGGTCGCCTCCATTAGTGTGCCACCGTACACCAGAGACCTGTCTTTGACTCCCAGGGTAAGTGGAACTGTCTGTCTTAGCATTCCTCAGCCT TTCCCTTACCAAGCGATTGGCTGTTAGATATTCTATTTGAGTTCACTCTATTCATAA